A window of Aricia agestis chromosome 3, ilAriAges1.1, whole genome shotgun sequence contains these coding sequences:
- the LOC121725614 gene encoding histone H2B, with the protein MPPKTSGKAAKKSGKAQKNISKSDKKKKKHKRKESYAIYIYKVLKQVHPDTGISSKAMSIMNSFVNDIFERIAAEASRLAHYNKRSTITSREVQTSVRLLLPGELAKHAVSEGTKAVTKYTSSK; encoded by the coding sequence ATGCCCCCCAAGACGAGCGGTAAGGCTGCGAAGAAGTCTGGAAAGGCGCAAAAGAATATCAGCAAATCTGACAAGAAAAAGAAGAAGCACAAGAGGAAGGAGAGCTACGCTATCTATATTTACAAAGTGCTCAAGCAGGTCCACCCGGACACCGGTATCTCCAGCAAGGCCATGTCTATAATGAACTCGTTCGTTAATGACATTTTCGAGCGCATCGCCGCCGAGGCTTCCCGTCTCGCCCACTACAACAAGCGTTCCACGATCACGTCGAGGGAGGTGCAGACGTCCGTGAGGCTTCTGCTGCCCGGTGAGCTCGCCAAGCACGCCGTCAGTGAAGGCACTAAGGCCGTCACTAAGTACACTAGCTCCAAGtaa
- the LOC121725615 gene encoding histone H2A yields MSGRGKGGKVKGKAKSRSNRAGLQFPVGRIHRLLRKGNYAERVGAGAPVYLAAVMEYLAAEVLELAGNAARDNKKTRIIPRHLQLAIRNDEELNKLLSGVTIAQGGVLPNIQAVLLPKKTEKKA; encoded by the coding sequence ATGTCAGGACGTGGCAAAGGTGGAAAAGTGAAGGGAAAGGCAAAGTCCCGTTCCAACCGTGCCGGACTCCAGTTTCCCGTCGGGCGTATCCATAGGCTGCTGAGGAAAGGCAACTATGCTGAGCGCGTAGGTGCCGGGGCACCGGTGTACCTCGCAGCCGTGATGGAATACTTGGCCGCTGAAGTTCTCGAGTTGGCCGGTAACGCAGCTCGCGACAACAAGAAGACCAGGATCATCCCTAGACATCTCCAGCTGGCGATCCGCAACGACGAGGAATTGAACAAACTGCTATCCGGCGTCACGATCGCCCAAGGCGGTGTCCTGCCCAACATTCAGGCCGTTCTTTTGCCCAAGAAGACCGAGAAGAAGGCATAA
- the LOC121725601 gene encoding histone H1B-like → MADTAVATEAPAPATPAKKPKAAASGAAKKPKPKPTHPKTSEMVNSAIKELKERSGSSLQAIKKYISSQYKVDAEKLAPFIRKYLKSAVESGTLIQTKGKGASGSFKLESKSSSAKKPEAAKKSAAKSATSAAAAKSKKSAAAKGGRKAASAASSAAGSPSKGAKSASATARDKKAAAAAKKKTPAASAKKASAASPSKSKGAAGGAASKAKKSAKPPTKKPKAPKPKKAAPKSKPAAKKATSAAKK, encoded by the coding sequence ATGGCCGACACCGCAGTTGCAACAGAGGCACCCGCCCCGGCGACGCCCGCCAAGAAGCCGAAGGCCGCCGCATCTGGTGCTGCGAAGAAGCCAAAACCGAAACCCACTCACCCGAAGACGTCGGAAATGGTCAACAGCGCTATCAAAGAGTTGAAAGAGAGGAGCGGATCGTCGCTTCAGGCCATCAAAAAGTACATATCCTCCCAATACAAGGTGGACGCTGAAAAATTGGCACCGTTCATTAGGAAATATTTGAAGAGCGCCGTAGAGTCCGGTACGTTGATACAGACCAAAGGCAAGGGTGCGTCCGGCTCGTTCAAACTCGAATCCAAGTCGTCGTCCGCCAAGAAACCGGAGGCCGCGAAAAAGTCCGCCGCTAAGAGCGCCACCTCCGCTGCGGCCGCTAAAAGCAAGAAGTCCGCCGCGGCGAAGGGCGGCAGGAAGGCCGCATCGGCCGCATCCTCGGCGGCTGGATCTCCGTCGAAGGGGGCCAAATCGGCTTCCGCTACTGCCAGGGACAAGaaggccgccgccgccgccaagAAGAAGACACCCGCAGCGTCCGCCAAGAAGGCGTCCGCCGCCTCTCCGTCCAAGTCGAAGGGGGCCGCCGGTGGTGCCGCATCGAAGGCTAAAAAGTCTGCGAAACCACCCACCAAAAAGCCTAAAGCACCCAAACCGAAGAAGGCCGCTCCCAAATCGAAACCGGCAGCGAAGAAGGCCACCTCCGCCGCCAAGAAGTAA